From a single Leishmania mexicana MHOM/GT/2001/U1103 complete genome, chromosome 7 genomic region:
- a CDS encoding flavoprotein subunit-like protein: protein MPPPQPPIEGGANRTIVVGGGLAGVCAAHSALQHGGSVLLLDKSTFLGGNSTKASSGIAGTPTQAQIDAGVLDGVKLFTEDTNRSFHGVQAGEKSGPVSPLVSEMARLSGPSLDWLVRYFSCDLSKLGFMGGHSRPRTHRGKEKFPGMAITYALISALEAVQKVDPAKARILTKARVVRLVRHPLDGPVTGVVFQDRDGNQHMERGAVVIATGGFAADFAQDDSSLIARFAPHLTRFSTTNADHATGDGIKIAEQAGAGLVDMDRIQVHPSGLVDPRDPNNHVKFLCAEATRGAGGIVVDKHGQRFVDELARRDQVSAAMLKHDSASPFYLLLNEESAREMEWHCKHYVGRGLMKHYASGHEFCKATSTNPEALAATYEQYKKDAAVNAASHGADSAAAGAARRGLLSSLFGFGEKRAAAGTAVAKDGSRGTPDQFGKTVFRNVDAFSMDGPLYVACIAPVVHYTMGGVHVNERAEVLDAKTKKPIPGLYCAGEAAGGVHGKNRLGGNSLLDCVVYGRVAGEAATKYLLATYMGPFSNNRLNTIYSHLTIEDLPPVPKAAAPAKPAEAPAAGKEASTCSDASPAAPVDGETKKALKRYTRAEVAKHNKESDCWCIVRGLVLNLTEFLPDHPGGKQSVLMYAGSDATKEFDLVHEPEVIDKYTPDAVIGVVSD, encoded by the coding sequence atgccgccgcctcagcctCCCATCGAGGGCGGCGCCAACCGCACCATCGTcgttggcggcggcctcgccggcgtctgcgcagcGCACTCAGCTTTGCAGCACGGTGgcagcgtgctgctgctcgacaagTCCACGTTTctcggcggcaacagcaccaAGGCGTCTAGCGGGATTGCCGGCACGCCGACGCAGGCGCAGATCGACGCCGGCGTGCTCGATGGCGTGAAGCTGTTCACGGAGGACACAAACCGCAGCTTtcacggcgtgcaggcgggCGAGAAGTCTGGCCCCGTCTCGCCGCTCGTGTCGGAGATGGCGCGTCTGTCCGGTCCGTCGCTGGACTGGCTTGTCCGATACTTCAGTTGCGACCTGTCGAAGCTTGGCTTCATGGGCGGCCATAGCCGTCCCCGCACCCACCGCGGCAAGGAGAAGTTCCCTGGCATGGCCATCACGTACGCGCTGATCagtgcgctggaggcggtgcagaagGTAGACCCCGCAAAGGCCCGCATCTTGACGAAGGCGCGTGTGGTGCGCCTCGTGCGCCACCCGCTGGATGGCCCGGTCACCGGTGTCGTCTTCCAGGACCGCGACGGTAACCAACATATGGAGCGAGGCGCCGTGGTGATCGCGACCGGCGGGTTTGCGGCAGACTTCGCCCAGGACGACTCGTCGCTCATCGCTCGCTTCGCCCCGCACCTGACCAGGTTCTCCACGACGAACGCCGATCACGCGACCGGCGACGGCATCAAGATTGCTGAGCAAGCTGGCGCCGGGCTCGTCGATATGGACCGCATTCAGGTGCACCCGTCCGGCCTCGTCGACCCGCGTGACCCAAACAACCACGTCAAGTTCCTGTGCGCCGAGGCGACACGCGGAGCCGGTGGCATCGTGGTGGACAAGCACGGGCAGCGTTTCGTGGACgagctggcgcgccgcgACCAGGTCAGCGCCGCCATGCTGAAGCACGACAGCGCCAGCCCCTTTTATCTTCTGCTGAACGAGGAGAGCGCAAGGGAAATGGAGTGGCACTGCAAGCACTACGTGGGCCGTGGCCTCATGAAGCACTACGCCAGTGGCCACGAGTTCTGTAAGGCTACCAGCACAAACCCCGAGGCCCTGGCGGCGACGTATGAACAGTACAAGAAGGATGCCGCTGTCAACGCCGCCTCGCACGGTGCCgactctgccgccgcgggaGCCGCGAGGCGAGGCTTGTTATCCTCTCTCTTTGGCTTTGGCGAGAAGCGAGCTGCGGCGGGGACTGCGGTAGCCAaggacggcagccgcggcacccCCGACCAGTTTGGCAAGACGGTATTCCGCAACGTGGACGCCTTCAGCATGGACGGCCCGCTCTACGTCGCGTGCATTGCACCTGTTGTGCACTACACGATGGGTGGTGTGCACGTCAACGAGCGCGCCGAGGTGCTAGACGCGAAGACGAAGAAGCCGATTCCTGGCCTGTACTGCGCCGGCGAggccgctggcggcgtgcaCGGCAAGAACCGGCTTGGCGGCAACTCGCTGCTGGACTGTGTCGTGTACGGCCGCGTGGCTGGCGAGGCGGCGACCAAGTACCTCCTCGCCACATACATGGGACCCTTCTCGAACAACCGCCTGAACACAATCTACTCGCACCTCACCATCGAGGACCTGCCGCCGGTTCCGAAGGCAGCCGCCCCCGCCAAGCCGGCAGAGGCGCCAGCCGCCGGCAAGGAGGCTTCTACTTGCAGCGACGCTTCCCCGGCAGCCCCCGTGGATGGAGAGACGAAAAAGGCCTTGAAACGCTACACACGCGCGGAGGTGGCGAAGCACAACAAGGAGTCCGACTGCTGGTGCATCGTGCGCGGCCTGGTCCTGAACCTGACGGAATTCCTGCCGGATCACCCAGGTGGCAAGCAGTCGGTGCTGATGTacgccggcagcgatgcgaccAAGGAGTTCGACCTGGTGCATGAGCCGGAGGTGATCGACAAGTATACGCCGGACGCCGTCATTGGTGTTGTGTCGGACTAG
- a CDS encoding phosphoacetylglucosamine mutase-like protein, with amino-acid sequence MEPEQAATLNSHAIFTSMFFDELKSIIDSEFPLRHDPVKSPLTYGTAGFRFKAELLPPVSARVSMIAAIRSVYCQGKRAAEGHNAPCTVGVMITASHNPYVDNGFKIIDVDGGMLVESWEKWCTRAANASSGSDLERVMMDCLAHDPSVFEPKQYSYCQVHFSRDTRPSGEEIVNAGLRTLHLLRNTTARSYPPVSTPCMHFAIEKANELCLADESESPSYYNELLAGFEEMYRFASAGSQSREKEGNLQQLVVDCANGIGSLTVKELIDASRQHSDFVALATFFELHQVDCNCQDETMLNTKCGADYAKLHATPSTAMSAWPSTCPPGVNPTATHFYSLDGDADRVVAFLYDPARNSKWVLLDGDRISILYAMLLRKWLGEEQMRALDVAVVQTAYANGASTEFLEKQLHMQVYTSATGVKNIHPIAHARDVGIYFEANGHGTVLLSEKVLTEAASTGPEKAALFAAMRRLMSQCCGDAIADMLMCEVALKALNMTFQDWATLYVDRPCKQIKVTVAHPGRITNTPDERRALSPAGMQDEIDAAVSLALSRCEAARAFVRPSGTEAVVRVYAEATDPLVCDSLSAEVAKIVEAYCD; translated from the coding sequence ATGGAGCCCGAGCAAGCGGCAACATTAAACTCACATGCTATTTTCACTAGCATGTTTTTTGATGAGTTGAAGAGCATTATCGACTCTGAGTTTCCCCTGCGGCATGACCCCGTGAAGAGCCCACTCACGTATGGAACGGCAGGATTTCGTTTCAAAGCTGAGCTTCTTCCACCAGTGTCAGCCCGTGTTTCTATGATAGCCGCAATCCGATCCGTGTACTGTCAAGgaaagagagcagcagaaggtCACAATGCACCCTGCACGGTGGGTGTGATGATCACGGCATCTCATAATCCGTACGTGGACAACGGATTCAAAATTATCGACGTTGACGGAGGCATGCTTGTAGAGTCCTGGGAGAAGtggtgcacacgcgctgcaAATGCCTCGTCAGGAAGCGACCTGGAAAGGGTTATGATGGACTGTTTGGCGCATGATCCTAGCGTGTTTGAGCCGAAGCAATACTCGTATTGCCAGGTGCACTTTTCCAGAGACACGAGACCGAGCGGCGAAGAAATCGTGAACGCAGGGTTGAGGACACTGCATCTTTTACGGAACACCACCGCAAGGTCTTACCCACCTGTTTCGACGCCTTGTATGCACTTTGCGATCGAAAAAGCCAACGAGCTCTGCTTGGCAGATGAGTCTGAATCTCCATCCTATTATAACGAGCTTTTAGCTGGTTTCGAGGAGATGTATCGCTTTGCAAGCGCAGGCTCGCAGTCACGTGAGAAAGAAGGCAATCTCCAGCAACTTGTTGTTGACTGTGCCAACGGTATCGGCTCCTTGACGGTGAAGGAGCTCATTGACGCTTCAAGACAGCATTCTGACTTCGTAGCGTTAGCTACCTTTTTCGAGTTGCATCAGGTGGACTGCAACTGCCAAGATGAAACGATGCTGAACACCAAATGTGGAGCCGACTATGCAAAGCTGCACGCAACTCCGTCTACCGCAATGTCTGCGTGGCCAAGCACCTGCCCGCCAGGTGTGAATCCTACTGCCACACACTTTTACTCCcttgacggcgacgcggacCGCGTTGTCGCATTTCTCTACGACCCAGCGCGGAATTCCAAGTGGGTATTGCTGGACGGTGATCGAATTTCCATACTTTACGCAATGCTATTGCGTAAGTGGCTTGGTGAAGAGCAGATGAGGGCATTGGATGTGGCTGTTGTGCAGACAGCCTACGCAAACGGCGCATCAACAGAGTTTCTCGAGAAGCAGCTCCACATGCAGGTGTATACTTCCGCCACTGGAGTCAAAAATATTCACCCGattgcgcacgcgcgcgacGTGGGAATCTACTTTGAGGCAAACGGCCACGGTACAGTCTTGTTATCTGAAAAGGTGCTTACAGAAGCTGCTTCGACCGGACCTGAAAAGGCTGCGCTGTTCGCCGCGATGAGGCGTCTAATGTCCCAGTGCTGCGGCGATGCGATCGCTGACATGTTAATGTGTGAAGTTGCGCTGAAAGCTTTGAATATGACATTTCAGGACTGGGCGACCTTGTACGTTGATCGTCCTTGCAAGCAGATCAAGGTCACTGTTGCACACCCTGGCCGAATCACGAACACCCCTGATGAGCGTCGAGCATTGTCGCCGGCCGGCATGCAGGATGAAATCGATGCCGCTGTTTCTCTGGCTTTGTCTCGTtgcgaggcggcgcgagcTTTTGTCCGGCCCAGCGGCACGGAGGcggttgtgcgtgtgtatgcggaGGCCACTGACCCGTTAGTGTgcgactctctctctgcagaGGTCGCCAAGATTGTTGAAGCATACTGCGACTGA
- a CDS encoding cytochrome b5-like protein, whose amino-acid sequence MHNRVVHVPWHMPLDPSGKRIITDDASGDSVKRFYVVLGLEETEAYASSRSVAYCPTGGGGGDLIGILHTHTHTKSIMLRPCPLGACFESLSSEAPPPAHATPSSSRCSDRHTDSHGSSPLPLQLFSNSNSCFSCLLCR is encoded by the coding sequence ATGCACAACCGCGTGGTTCACGTACCCTGGCACATGCCGCTCGACCCCAGCGGCAAGCGCATCATCACTGACGACGCCAGCGGGGACTCGGTGAAGAGGTTCTACGTGGTCCTCGGTTTGGAGGAAACGGAAGCTTACGCCTCGAGTCGATCAGTCGCGTACTGTCCCActgggggcggcggcggcgacctcATAGGAatcctccacacacacacacacaccaaatCCATCATGCTGAGACCTTGCCCGCTTGGTGCTTGCTTTGAGTCTCTCTCCAGTgaagcgccgccacctgcgcacgcaacgccatcAAGCAGCAGATGTAGCgacaggcacacagacagcCACGgatcctcccccctcccccttcaaCTTTTCTCAAATAGCAACTCGTGTTTCTCATGTCTTTTGTGTCGCTAG